TCCATGGCTTGATGATTTCGACTGCATAGTAATAGACCCGGGTCATGGCGGCAGGGATCCCGGAGCTGTCGGTCCCGCAGGCACTTTTGAGAAGGACAGGGCACTTGAAATAGCCCTTCTGGTGCGGGATATACTTAATATCCGAAGACCCGAACTGGAAATTATTATGACCAGAAACACCGACTGCTACGTATCACTCGGAGCCAGAACACGGTTTGCCAACGCCATGAAGGCCGATCTTTTTATCAGTATACATTGCAATGCGGCCGTGAATTCCTCTGCCAACGGTTTCGAGACATTTTTCCTCTCAAGGGCAAGATCTGATGACAGTAGAGCGGTTGAAATGCTGGAAAACAGTGTGATAGAGTACGATGAAGGCTACAATGCAGTCGATCATGGTTTTCCGGAGGATGCGCTTTCGTTTCTTCTGGCTGATATTGCCCAGAATATATACCTGGAAAGAAGCAGCTCTCTTGCTGTCGCTATCCAGGAGAGCATTGCGGAAAGCTTTACCGGAAGTTCGAACAGAGGAGTTAAGCAGGCAGGATTTTATGTACTCCGCGGAGCACTGATGCCATCCGTTCTGGTTGAGATAGCTTTCATCTCAAACCCGGGCGAAGAACGTATGCTTCAATCACTGGACTTCCGTCTGGCCTCCGCAGAAGCTATTGTAGATGCTGTTCTGACATTTGCTGAACAGCAGTAATGGAGGATATCTGATGTTTAAGCTAGAAAGTGGTGATCTCAGGGGAATCCTTATCCGTCTGGGTGTAATCGCTGGTATTATCGTTCTTACATATTTTGTGATTTCTTTCGGCATGAGAACAGTCAATAAATCCATGGGGATAGAGGAGAACCCTGATGAAACCGCTTCCGACGTTGAGCTTTACACATCTCCGGAAGAACTCTATACATCGGAGAACAGGGTAACGCTGCCTGAAATTGAAGACCTGCCCGAAGGACCTGAAGCATCGTGGGAGATTACAGCGTGTTCCATTTTCGTTTCGGAATCATCCCAGCCGATTATCGATTCTCTTCCTATTGCGTCAAATACTATGGATAAACCGCTCGAAGCTCTGTTTCTGGTTGAAAGATGGGCCAGTGAGGCTGGAATAGAAGATGAATTCATAGATCAGGTTTACGTATTTACGAAATTCGATACAATTTATGTTGACATTCCTTATGAAAAGGATTTCCTGGGTCTGAAACTGACAATTGAGAATCGCTTTATCTGTTTTACCCGCCTGTTTCCCCTTGTAGCTGGAAATCTGCTTTCTTCCTATCCTGAAGGTATTCCCCTGAGGGGTATAGAAGGGGTATTCAGACAGTGAATACAGGAAAAATCGGTATTTTCGATTCAGGGGTGGGAGGCCTTACCGTTGTAAGAGCTGTAAACGAACTCCTTCCGAGCGAATCGGTTGTCTATTTTGGTGACACTGCAAGAGTACCCTACGGCTCGAAATCCCCTGAGACCGTAATCAGGTTCTCCATGGAGGATGCGGAATTCCTGATTGGAAAAGGAGTTAAGCTTCTTGTTGTGGCGTGCAACACATCATCATCGGTCAGCCTTCCCGCTCTCAGGGAGTTTTCAGATGTACCCGTAACAGGTGTAATTATTCCCGGAGCAAAAACAGCATCTGAAGTGACGAAATCCGGGGTAGTAGGTGTTATAGGAACTCTGGGTACTATTTCCAGTGGTGCTTACCAGAAAGCTCTTAAATCCTATGATTCAGTCAACAGAGTTATAGCCCAGCCC
The DNA window shown above is from Candidatus Aegiribacteria sp. and carries:
- the murI gene encoding glutamate racemase, with the protein product MQTVNTGKIGIFDSGVGGLTVVRAVNELLPSESVVYFGDTARVPYGSKSPETVIRFSMEDAEFLIGKGVKLLVVACNTSSSVSLPALREFSDVPVTGVIIPGAKTASEVTKSGVVGVIGTLGTISSGAYQKALKSYDSVNRVIAQPTPLLVPLVEEGWLDHRITEMVLREYMAPLVSEGIDTLVLGCTHYPLLKNVLLKVLGEDIRLVDSAESTALEVASILDAKSIRSDNIHGENSFYVSDIPLKFQEIAQRFLGKAVPLVTHIEVGEPH
- a CDS encoding N-acetylmuramoyl-L-alanine amidase; translated protein: MINLNLLFLIAAITGGTVTTRIIPRYDGLLMELTSDAEITDSVTVTGYFVNVRPGNRVVMPEAYLPFWVYGWEPDTDSCGFTVELTDAVDSLDYSLSEDGKVLLLFFRAAEPLVFPELSWNGPPDEPVYIDSSLAYSDSSIIAALELGQQSPWLDDFDCIVIDPGHGGRDPGAVGPAGTFEKDRALEIALLVRDILNIRRPELEIIMTRNTDCYVSLGARTRFANAMKADLFISIHCNAAVNSSANGFETFFLSRARSDDSRAVEMLENSVIEYDEGYNAVDHGFPEDALSFLLADIAQNIYLERSSSLAVAIQESIAESFTGSSNRGVKQAGFYVLRGALMPSVLVEIAFISNPGEERMLQSLDFRLASAEAIVDAVLTFAEQQ